Proteins found in one Rhodobacter capsulatus SB 1003 genomic segment:
- a CDS encoding substrate-binding periplasmic protein, which produces MSGRAALRSVALGLALAGLAPLAAGAACEGQAPEQKLQNTPAQDIGRSLDRIREDGWIEVALYENYKPWSWAERGQPQGIDVEIAQLIAADLGVTPRIRLVQAGETLDADLLNYVYRGAAVGGHVSDIMGHVPYDVAYACRFDQVVFTGQYATERLAIAYDIASYPDKPPVPAVFRYDPVGVENDSISDFFLTSVAHGATADKVHRYKTTGAAMAGLAAREVRAAMGPRAELEAHLAPGIGLHEPPLLGLARPSWTLGLAISFQHRDLGYAVDDAIAAALADGRIAQIFADHGVSFEPPER; this is translated from the coding sequence ATGAGCGGGCGGGCGGCGCTGCGGTCTGTCGCGCTGGGGCTTGCCCTTGCCGGTCTGGCGCCGCTTGCGGCCGGGGCCGCCTGCGAGGGGCAGGCCCCCGAACAGAAGCTGCAAAACACCCCCGCGCAGGATATCGGGCGCAGCCTCGACCGCATCCGCGAGGATGGCTGGATCGAGGTGGCGCTTTATGAAAACTACAAGCCCTGGTCCTGGGCGGAGCGCGGTCAGCCGCAGGGCATCGATGTCGAGATCGCACAGCTGATTGCCGCCGATCTGGGGGTCACGCCCCGCATCCGGCTGGTGCAGGCGGGCGAGACGCTGGATGCCGATCTGCTCAATTACGTCTATCGCGGCGCGGCCGTGGGTGGGCATGTGTCTGATATCATGGGGCATGTTCCCTATGATGTCGCCTATGCCTGCCGTTTCGACCAGGTTGTCTTCACCGGCCAATATGCGACCGAGCGGCTGGCGATCGCCTATGACATCGCAAGCTATCCGGACAAGCCGCCGGTGCCTGCGGTCTTTCGCTACGATCCGGTGGGGGTCGAGAATGACTCGATTTCGGATTTCTTCCTGACCTCGGTCGCGCATGGGGCGACGGCGGACAAGGTGCATCGCTACAAAACCACCGGCGCGGCGATGGCGGGGCTTGCCGCGCGGGAGGTGAGGGCCGCGATGGGGCCGCGCGCCGAGCTCGAGGCGCATCTGGCCCCCGGCATCGGGCTGCATGAACCGCCGCTTCTGGGGCTGGCGCGGCCCAGCTGGACTTTGGGGCTGGCGATTTCCTTTCAGCATCGCGACCTTGGCTATGCGGTCGATGATGCGATCGCGGCGGCGCTGGCCGATGGCCGGATCGCGCAGATCTTCGCCGATCACGGCGTCAGCTTCGAGCCGCCGGAGCGTTAG
- the pedF gene encoding cytochrome c-550 PedF: MLDVRNRRFLAALLLACLPGPLLAHGDVTPQPVNTDALPEVGEEWLTENPYRAEKAGEEVWKAAVKIGDSGFNQNCARCHGLGAVSGGLAPDLRFLEAEEYGDEWFAERFQHGYTQDGTTKMPAFGPVLGQKAGWAIRTYIETRPEDGALDSHTDRLRAIVADLEAGTADGVAVKEELEQINSEVKTFSGAPVADSTVSRAAEVLSADKASFKHAAELLSLGLSAAK, translated from the coding sequence CTGTCTTCCGGGGCCGCTTCTGGCGCATGGCGATGTGACGCCGCAGCCGGTGAACACCGATGCCCTGCCCGAGGTGGGCGAGGAATGGCTGACCGAAAACCCCTATCGCGCCGAGAAGGCGGGCGAGGAGGTCTGGAAGGCGGCGGTGAAAATCGGCGATTCCGGTTTCAACCAGAATTGCGCGCGCTGTCATGGGCTTGGCGCGGTCTCGGGCGGTCTGGCGCCGGATCTGCGCTTCCTCGAGGCCGAGGAATATGGCGATGAATGGTTCGCCGAGCGGTTCCAGCACGGCTATACCCAGGACGGCACGACGAAGATGCCCGCCTTTGGTCCGGTTCTGGGGCAAAAGGCCGGTTGGGCGATCCGCACCTATATCGAGACCCGGCCCGAGGATGGGGCGCTTGACAGCCACACCGACCGGCTGCGCGCGATCGTCGCCGATCTGGAGGCGGGCACGGCGGATGGCGTGGCGGTCAAGGAAGAGCTGGAACAGATCAATTCCGAGGTGAAGACCTTTTCGGGCGCGCCGGTGGCCGACAGCACGGTCAGCCGCGCCGCCGAGGTGCTGAGCGCGGACAAGGCCAGTTTCAAGCACGCGGCCGAGCTGCTGTCGCTGGGCCTGTCGGCGGCGAAATGA